The proteins below come from a single Comamonas antarctica genomic window:
- a CDS encoding pseudouridine synthase translates to MTPALHDPLAAAAPALQVLWRDAHLIAVYKPAGWLVHRTGLDAHETRFVMQTLRDQIGQRVFPVHRLDKGTCGVLVMALHADAARALTHAFATQQTRKRYLALVRGWLPAELHVDHALKPDDAPEDAPVQSAQTLLRCLARLDWPEAYDPRHAGTRVSLVEAMPLTGRRHQIRRHLKHVAHPIIGDATHGKGPLNRWWAERLGQQRLWLHAQALSLPHPVSGEMLHLQADWHALSAQVAEVRDWQAVLALPGWVTAPPADAAAPAPAPPRTTR, encoded by the coding sequence ATGACCCCCGCCCTGCACGATCCCTTGGCTGCAGCCGCGCCCGCGCTGCAGGTGCTCTGGCGCGACGCGCACCTGATCGCGGTCTACAAGCCCGCAGGCTGGCTGGTGCACCGCACCGGCCTCGATGCGCATGAGACCCGCTTTGTCATGCAGACGCTGCGCGACCAGATCGGCCAGCGCGTGTTTCCCGTGCACCGGCTCGACAAGGGCACCTGCGGCGTGCTGGTCATGGCGCTGCATGCCGATGCCGCGCGCGCGCTGACCCACGCATTTGCCACCCAGCAGACGCGCAAGCGCTATCTGGCGCTGGTGCGCGGCTGGCTGCCCGCCGAACTCCATGTGGACCACGCGCTCAAGCCCGACGACGCGCCCGAGGACGCGCCGGTGCAATCCGCGCAGACCCTACTGCGCTGCCTGGCGCGGCTGGACTGGCCCGAAGCCTATGACCCGCGCCATGCGGGCACGCGCGTGTCACTGGTCGAAGCCATGCCGCTGACCGGCCGGCGCCACCAGATCCGGCGCCATCTGAAGCATGTCGCCCATCCCATCATTGGCGATGCCACGCATGGCAAGGGCCCGCTCAACCGCTGGTGGGCCGAGCGCCTGGGACAGCAGCGGCTGTGGCTGCATGCTCAGGCGCTGAGCCTGCCGCATCCGGTCAGCGGGGAGATGCTGCACTTGCAGGCGGATTGGCATGCGCTGTCGGCGCAGGTCGCCGAGGTGCGCGACTGGCAGGCCGTGTTGGCGCTGCCGGGATGGGTTACTGCGCCGCCTGCGGATGCAGCGGCACCGGCGCCGGCTCCGCCACGAACGACCCGCTGA